One Gammaproteobacteria bacterium DNA window includes the following coding sequences:
- a CDS encoding tryptophan--tRNA ligase: MSAVLTAQTPRVLSGMRPTGRLHLGHYHGVLKNWVRLQNEYECYFFIADWHALTTHYEEPHVIADSVWDMVTDWLAAGVDPNTATLFIQSRVPQHAELHTLLSMITPLSWLERVPTYKDQQAQLKEKDLSTYGFLGYPLLQSADILIYRSSYVPVGEDQVPHVELTREIARRFNHLYGREPGYEARAEEAIQKMGKKNAKLYRDLRAAYLERGEQDAIGRAHALLERQKNIALGDKERLYGYLEGGGKIILPEPQPLLTESSKMPGLDGRKMSKSYNNVISLRDEPQEVETKLKTMPTDPARVRRTDPGNPEKCPVWEFHTVYSDEKTKAWVREGCTTAGIGCLECKKPVIDAVLKELQPIQERAAEFARDAAGVRSIVADGCRRARDIAEETLSEVRNVMGLGYA, from the coding sequence ATGAGCGCCGTCCTGACCGCCCAGACCCCACGCGTGCTATCGGGCATGCGCCCGACCGGTCGGCTGCATCTCGGCCACTACCACGGCGTGCTCAAGAATTGGGTTCGGCTGCAGAACGAATACGAATGTTATTTCTTCATTGCCGACTGGCACGCGCTGACCACGCATTACGAAGAGCCGCACGTCATCGCCGACAGCGTCTGGGACATGGTCACCGATTGGCTCGCCGCCGGTGTCGATCCGAATACCGCCACGCTCTTTATCCAATCGCGCGTGCCGCAGCACGCCGAGCTGCACACACTGCTATCGATGATCACGCCGTTGTCATGGCTCGAGCGGGTGCCGACCTATAAAGATCAGCAGGCGCAGCTTAAGGAAAAAGACCTATCGACCTACGGATTTCTTGGCTATCCGCTGCTGCAAAGCGCTGATATTCTCATTTACCGTTCGTCTTACGTGCCGGTCGGCGAAGACCAAGTGCCGCACGTCGAGCTCACGCGCGAAATCGCGCGTCGCTTCAATCATTTGTATGGCCGCGAGCCCGGTTACGAGGCGCGCGCGGAAGAGGCGATCCAAAAGATGGGCAAGAAGAACGCCAAGCTCTATCGCGATTTACGTGCCGCGTATCTGGAGCGGGGCGAGCAAGACGCCATCGGCCGGGCGCATGCGTTGCTCGAACGGCAGAAGAACATTGCCCTCGGCGATAAAGAACGACTCTACGGTTACCTCGAAGGTGGCGGCAAGATCATCCTGCCGGAACCGCAACCGCTATTGACCGAATCCTCGAAGATGCCGGGCCTCGACGGTCGCAAGATGTCGAAGTCGTACAACAACGTCATCTCGCTGCGCGACGAGCCGCAGGAAGTCGAAACCAAGCTCAAGACCATGCCGACCGATCCGGCGCGCGTGCGTCGCACCGACCCGGGTAATCCGGAAAAGTGCCCAGTCTGGGAATTCCACACGGTCTATTCCGACGAGAAAACCAAAGCCTGGGTGCGTGAAGGTTGCACCACTGCCGGCATTGGTTGCCTAGAATGTAAGAAACCGGTGATCGATGCCGTGCTCAAGGAGCTGCAGCCGATCCAAGAGCGCGCCGCCGAATTCGCACGCGATGCCGCCGGCGTGCGCAGCATCGTCGCCGACGGTTGCCGGCGCGCGCGCGACATCGCCGAAGAAACATTATCCGAAGTGCGCAACGTGATGGGGCTAGGATACGCATGA
- a CDS encoding threonylcarbamoyl-AMP synthase — translation MAQYFQIHPDNPQSRLIKRAVEIVHDGGVVVYPTDSSYAIGCHIGDKAAMERIRRIRAVNDRHNFTLVCRDLSDVALYARLSNADYRILRAYTPGPYTFILPATREVPRRLQNPRRKTIGLRVPDHIIAQALLAELREPLMSSTLILPDETLPLNDPEIIRDRLEHHVDLIIDGGNCGLEPTTVIVLGDGVVEIARQGRGDTKGLGSLPAEA, via the coding sequence ATGGCGCAGTATTTCCAAATCCATCCGGACAATCCGCAATCGCGCTTGATCAAACGCGCGGTCGAGATTGTGCACGACGGCGGCGTCGTCGTTTATCCGACTGACTCGAGCTATGCCATCGGTTGTCATATTGGCGACAAGGCAGCGATGGAGCGTATCCGCCGCATTCGCGCGGTTAACGATCGGCACAACTTCACGCTGGTCTGCCGCGACCTGTCTGACGTCGCCTTATACGCCCGACTCAGTAACGCCGATTACCGCATCTTGCGTGCTTACACACCGGGGCCTTACACCTTTATATTGCCGGCTACGCGCGAAGTGCCGCGGCGACTGCAAAATCCTCGGCGCAAGACCATCGGTCTGCGGGTTCCCGATCATATTATTGCCCAAGCACTGTTAGCCGAGCTGCGCGAGCCGTTGATGAGCTCGACGTTGATTTTGCCGGACGAGACGTTGCCGTTAAACGATCCTGAGATCATCCGCGATCGCTTGGAGCATCACGTGGACCTCATCATCGATGGTGGCAATTGCGGACTCGAGCCGACGACGGTTATCGTGCTGGGCGACGGCGTTGTCGAAATAGCCCGGCAGGGGCGAGGCGACACGAAAGGATTAGGCTCACTACCAGCAGAAGCCTGA
- a CDS encoding site-2 protease family protein, whose product MQDLTLPQSIAVAIIPMLFAITVHEVAHGWMAKRLGDATAQRLGRLTLNPFKHIDPIGTVLVPLLLLLAGGGAFGWAKPIPVTAENLRHPKRDMVYVAAAGPFANLLMAAFWGLAAVLGTSIPEGFGSAGAALVYMGVKGVEINAVLMMLNLLPLPPLDGGRIAVGLLPGRLSWQLSQVEPYGFFVLLALFVTENSFHILGTILGPPIAFVQHTIFSLVSLLQ is encoded by the coding sequence ATGCAAGATTTAACACTCCCTCAGTCCATCGCCGTTGCGATAATCCCCATGTTGTTCGCCATCACCGTTCACGAAGTGGCTCACGGTTGGATGGCGAAACGCCTGGGTGACGCAACAGCGCAGCGTCTCGGCCGGTTGACGCTCAATCCGTTCAAGCACATCGACCCGATTGGTACCGTGCTGGTGCCGCTGCTGCTGCTGTTGGCCGGCGGCGGTGCCTTCGGCTGGGCCAAGCCGATTCCCGTGACCGCCGAAAATTTACGGCACCCAAAACGAGATATGGTGTACGTCGCTGCGGCCGGTCCGTTCGCCAATTTGCTGATGGCGGCTTTCTGGGGTTTGGCAGCTGTGCTGGGTACAAGCATTCCGGAAGGTTTTGGATCGGCGGGGGCGGCGTTAGTTTACATGGGTGTCAAAGGCGTCGAGATTAACGCTGTTTTGATGATGCTCAACTTGTTGCCATTGCCGCCGCTGGATGGCGGACGTATTGCCGTCGGCCTATTGCCCGGCCGTCTTTCTTGGCAGTTGAGTCAGGTCGAGCCCTATGGCTTCTTCGTTTTGTTGGCGTTGTTCGTTACCGAGAACTCCTTTCACATTTTGGGGACGATCCTCGGTCCGCCGATAGCGTTTGTGCAACACACGATTTTTTCGCTGGTGAGTCTCTTGCAATGA